The following proteins are co-located in the Apium graveolens cultivar Ventura chromosome 5, ASM990537v1, whole genome shotgun sequence genome:
- the LOC141660589 gene encoding uncharacterized protein LOC141660589, giving the protein MTLEFGDPDLEGLKFPQDDPLVITPIIGNCPVIRVLVDSGASVDILFHDTFIRMGYNDSQLTLFNAPIYGFNHVECKVEGEIQLPVTIGEEPREATRMLNFQVVKAASTYNAIMSRTGIHAFKAAPSTYHMVPKFLIRNSVGEARGDQKIARSCYVAALRPDGTGGEDPEKVTYIGASLDKPLKGRTTTFLQENNDVFSWTAADMPGIDPNLITHKLNVDPTRKTVKEKKRTYSPDTLEAIKQEVEKLLEARFIKEVQFPEWLANPVMVKKANGKWRICIDFTDLNDACPKDCYPYQRLIP; this is encoded by the exons ATGACGCTTGAATTTGGTGACccagaccttgaaggtttgaaatttcctcaggATGATCCTCTGGTTATCACTCCGATAATTGGAAATTGTCCTGTTATTAGGGTCTTAGTGGACAGTGGAGCTTCCGTGGACATTCTGTTTCATGACACATTCATAAGGATGGGCTACAATGATTCTCAGCTAACTCTATTCAACGCACCCATCTACGGGTTTAACCATGTAGAATGCAAAGTCGAAGGAGAAATACAACTTCCCGTAACTATCGGGGAAGAGCCCAGGGAAGCCACGCGGATGTTGAACTTTCAGGTTGTCAAGGCAGCCTctacttacaatgctatcatgaGTAGAACAGGGATCCATGCTTTTAAGGCTGCGCCCTCAACCTACCACATGGTACCGAAGTTCCTAATTAGAAATAGTGTTGGAGAAGCAAGGGGAGATCAGAAGATAGCCCGCAGTTGCTATGTTGCAGCACTTAGGCCTGATGGAACAGGGGGGGAAG ACCCGGAGAAGGTCACGTACATTGGGGCATCTCTGGACAAGCCCTTGAAGGGCCGAACGACAACTTTCCTCCAAGAAAACAATGATGTATTTTCTTGgacagcagctgatatgcctgggatTGACCCGAACCTTATAACTCATAAGTTGAATGTTGATCCAACTCGGAAGACTGTAAAGGAAAAGAAGAGAACTTATTCCCCTGATACGCTGGAAGCCATTAAGCAAGAGGTCGAGAAGCTTTTAGAAGCTAGATTTATTAAGGAAGTGCAATTCCCTGAATGGTTGGCCAACCCCGTAATGgttaagaaggccaatggaaagtggagaatatGCATTGACTTCACTGACTTGAATGATGCTTGTCCCAAGGACTGTTACCCCTATCAAAgattgataccctga
- the LOC141660590 gene encoding uncharacterized protein LOC141660590 — MIKYALELDFPTTNNEAEYEALIAGLGFARAVRAKNLKVYGDSRLVVAQINGEFEAKDDTVAKYLRVVKGILTQFDEWYVEHIPREETTTVDALSQFASSEIENYPRTIYFQVLKTHTVHVINLIAPVGVASCRIDPIKTHFETGWLPDNAQEARKLSVRALRYSLIEGLLYKRSFVIPYLKCLRPLEAEEALKEAH; from the coding sequence atGATTAAATATGCTTTGGAGTTGGACTTCCCGACCACGAACAACGAAGCGGAATATGAAGCATTAATAGCTGGCTTAGGCTTTGCTAGAGCCGTGAGGGCCAAAAACCTGAAGGTCTACGGAGACTCAAGACTTGTAGTTGCTCAAATTAATGGGGAGTTTGAGGCCAAGGATGATACTGTGGCCAAGTACCTGAGAGTCGTAAAGGGAATACTGactcagtttgatgaatggtacGTAGAACATATTCCGAGAGAGGAGACCACTACGGTGGATGCCTTGTCTCAGTTCGCCTCATCTGAAATTGAGAATTATCCGAGAACTATTTACTTCCAGGTCTTGAAGACCCATACTGTTCATGTCATAAATCTGATAGCACCGGTTGGTGTGGCAAGCTGTCGGATAGACCCGATCAAGACCCACTTTGAAACTGGGTGGCTCCCCGACAATGCCCAGGAGGCACGCAAGCTGTCAGTTAGAGCATTGAGATATTCATTAATTGAAGGCCTTCTTTACAAAAGATCCTTTGTTATTCCGTACTTGAAGTGCTTAAGACCTCTTGAAGCAGAGGAGGCACTTAAAGAAGCCCATTAA